A part of Aegilops tauschii subsp. strangulata cultivar AL8/78 chromosome 2, Aet v6.0, whole genome shotgun sequence genomic DNA contains:
- the LOC109782659 gene encoding uncharacterized protein, with protein sequence MKALAGDSNASAPLLQEAKISIPASSTGGAAEAALLGKGRYKVWALAAIALLALWSMSAASVSLRWSAGDLAAVISGDLDAPLRDDLDSLEMEEREKLVGRMWDMYTRTSDEVRLPRFWQEAFEAAYEELAGDDMQVRDTAISEIARMSAHRLELEQPVNANEEEGKVSIRNNDHGRAKQ encoded by the exons ATGAAGGCCCTCGCCGGCGACAGCAACGCCTCCGCGCCGCTTCTGCAGGAGGCCAAGATCAGCATCCCCGCCTCCTCCACGGGCGGGGCCGCGGAGGCGGCGCTCCTCGGGAAGGGCCGGTACAAGGTGTGGGCCCTCGCCGCCATCGCGCTCCTCGCGCTCTGGTCCATGTCCGCCGCCTCCGTCTCCCTCCGCTGGTCGGCCGGCGACCTGGCAGCCGTTATTTCAGGGGACCTCGACGCGCCACTCCGCGACGATCTAGATTCCCTC GAGATGGAGGAAAGGGAGAAATTAGTTGGTCGGATGTGGGACATGTACACACGCACCAGCGACGAGGTACGCCTTCCACGGTTCTGGCAAGAAGCATTCGAGGCTGCATACGAGGAGCTTGCTGGTGATGATATGCAGGTCCGCGACACGGCCATCTCTGAGATTGCTCGAATGTCAGCCCACAGACTTGAGCTTGAGCAGCCTGTGAATGCGAACGAG